From the genome of Symphalangus syndactylus isolate Jambi chromosome 7, NHGRI_mSymSyn1-v2.1_pri, whole genome shotgun sequence, one region includes:
- the GRPEL2 gene encoding grpE protein homolog 2, mitochondrial — MAVRSLWAGRLRVQRLLAWSAAWESKEWPLPFSTATQRTAGEDCRSEDPPDELGPPLAEQALRVKAVKLEKEVQDLTVRYQRAVADCENIRRRTQRCVEDAKIFGIQSFCKDLVEVADILEKTTECISEESEPEDQKLTLEKVFRGLLLLEAKLKSVFAKHGLEKLTPIGDKYDPHEHELICHVPAGVGVQPGTVALVRQDGYKLHGRTIRLARVEVAVESQRRL, encoded by the exons ATGGCCGTACGGTCGCTGTGGGCGGGCCGGCTGCGGGTGCAGCGCCTACTGGCCTGGAGTGCCGCGTGGGAGAGCAA GGAATGGCCGCTTCCATTCAGCACTGCCACCCAGAGAACTGCTGGTGAGGACTGCCGTTCTGAGGACCCTCCTGATGAGCTTGGGCCCCCTCTTGCTGAACAAGCCTTAAGGGTAAAAGCTGTTAAACTGGAGAAAGAAGTCCAGGATTTAACA GTGAGATACCAGAGAGCTGTAGCTGATTGTGAAAACATAAGGAGGCGAACCCAGAGATGTGTGGAAGACGCCAAGATATTTG GAATCCAGAGTTTCTGTAAGGACTTGGTGGAGGTGgctgacattttggaaaagactACAGAGTGCATTTCTGAAGAATCAGAGCCTGAGGACCAAAAGCTCACTCTGGAGAAGGTCTTCCGAGGGTTGTTGCTTTTAGAAGCAAAGCTGAAAAGTGTGTTTGCCAAGCATGGCCTGGAGAAGCTGACACCCATTGGTGACAAATATGACCCCCATGAGCATGAACTCATCTGTCATGTGCCAGCTGGTGTTGGGGTGCAGCCTGGCACCGTGGCATTAGTAAGACAAGATGGCTACAAACTTCATGGCCGCACCATTAGGCTTGCCCGAGTGGAAGTGGCAGTGGAGTCTCAGAGAAGACTGTGA